In the Oncorhynchus tshawytscha isolate Ot180627B unplaced genomic scaffold, Otsh_v2.0 Un_contig_11876_pilon_pilon, whole genome shotgun sequence genome, one interval contains:
- the LOC112230423 gene encoding gastrula zinc finger protein XlCGF57.1-like encodes MRTSLPSFSDLQETPIPPPSSLSLRPSSPFTLPGAPGRASPGSALLQGMKRLSVLLVDCRKTTGLRDSHNRRSLSRRVISGEANEHDADEAENSLSRSEHLKHQQRVAGKKPHRCSDCGKSFTSSSKLKTHQRIHTGEKPFHCTDCGKSFVQLGNLKIHLRGHTQEKPYHCSVCEKSFSTSHGNKVHQRTHTGEKPYHCSDCGKSFAHSRNLIKHQRIHTGEKPYSCDQCGKRFTSSNDLILHHRIHTGEKPYHCLDCGKSFTQASNLKTHQRRHLGQKLHHCSDCGSNFSTSRGLELHQRTHTGVKPYYCFSCSKSFARLDGLTVHQRTHTGEKPFSCDQCGKRFAQSAHLTVHQRTHTGEKPYHCSDCGISFINSSHLKVHQRVHTGEKPYNCDVCGKSFVTSGSLASHLRTHTGEKPYRCTDCGTSFGKLDHLKVHQRTHTGEKPYHCADCGKSFAGSGSLKSHRRTHTGEKPYHCSDCGMGLTTSGGLKIHRRTHTGEKPFHCSDCGKRFNQSGQLVLHQRIHTGEKPYHCSDCGLSCTSSGDLKVHLRTHTGEKPFGCDQCGKRFAQSGSLAGHKRTHTGEKPFGCDQCGKRFSQSGTLAGHKRKHHTGG; translated from the exons ATGAGAACTTCACTACCCTCTTTTTCGGATTTACAGGAAACACCTatcccacccccctcctccctctccctccgacCCTCCTCCCCCTTCACCCTCCCGGGGGCCCCAGGTCGTGCCTCTCCCGGTAGTGCCTTACTGCAGGGTATGAAGAGGTTGTCTGTGCTGttggtggactgcaggaaaacaacAGGGCTGA GGGACAGCCATAACCGTCGCTCTCTCAGTAGAAGAGTCATATCTGGGGAGGCTAACGAAcatgatgctgacgaggcagagaacagtctctccagatcagaacacctcaaACACCAGCAGAGAGTGGCAGGGAAGAAACCTCaccgctgctctgactgtggaaagagtttcacCTCTTCGTCAAAACTTAAAACACACCAGAGAATTCATACTGGAGAGAAACCGTTTCACTGCacagactgtgggaagagttttgttcaaTTAGGCAACCTGAAAATTCATCTGCGGGGACACACAcaagagaagccttaccactgctctgtCTGTGAGAAGAGCTTTTCAACATCACATGGTAATAAAgtgcaccagagaacacacaccggagagaagccttaccactgctctgactgtgggaagagttttgctcaTTCAAGAAATCTGATAAAGCACCAgcgcatacacacaggagagaaaccttacagctgtgatcaatgtgggaagagatttaCTAGCTCAAATGACCTGATACTACACCATagaatacacactggagagaaaccttaccacTGTTTGGACTgcgggaagagttttactcaggcAAGCAACCTGAAAACACACCAGCGCAGACACCTGGGCCAGAAGCTTCACCACTGTTCAGATTGTGGAAGTAACTTTTCAACATCAAGGGGTTTAGAGCTgcaccagcgaacacacacagGTGTGAAACCTTACTACTGCTTCAGCTGTAGTAAAAGTTTTGCTAGATTAGACGGACTGACAGTgcaccagcgaacacacacaggtgagaagccttttagctgtgatcagtgtgggaagagattTGCTCAGTCAGCACACTTGactgtacaccagagaacacacactggagagaaaccataCCACTGCTCAGACTGTGGAATAAGCTTTATTAATTCAAGTCACCTTAAGGTACATCAGagagtacacacaggagagaagccttataacTGTGATGTATGTGGCAAAAGTTTTGTTACATCAGGAAGTCTGGCTTCACACCTTCGaacccacacaggagagaagccttaccgtTGTACCGACTGTGGGACAAGCTTTGGCAAGTTAGACCATTTAAAAgtgcaccagagaacacacacaggagagaaaccttaccatTGTGccgactgtgggaaaagctttgCTGGGTCAGGCAGTTTAAAGTCACAccggagaacacacacaggagagaagccttaccactgctctgacTGCGGAATGGGCTTAACCACTTCAGGTGGACTTAAAATACAccggagaacacacacaggagaaaaaccattccactgctctgactgtgggaaaagaTTTAATCAGTCTGGGCAGTTGGTTTTACACCAGCGAATACACACTGGCgaaaagccttaccactgctcagACTGTGGGCTGAGTTGTACTTCTTCAGGGGATTTAAAAGTGCACCtgcgaacacacactggagagaagccttttggctgtgatcagtgtgggaagaggttCGCTCAGTCAGGAAGCCTGGCTGGACAcaagagaacacacactggagagaagccttttggctgtgatcagtgtgggaagaggttCAGTCAGTCAGGAACCCTGGCTGGACACAAGAGGAAACACCACACTGGTGGGTAA